The segment CGCTGCACGGGCTGTGGAAAAGGTTCCTGAAGGATCTGCAGCTTCTATTATAAGGAGAACTGGGGAAAGTGCCGCAATAATACGGTTTCTCCTGGGAAAGTGAAACTTAAAGCCAGGCGTTCCAGGAGGGTATTCCGATAAGACAATCCCTCCGCTTCTCACCAACTTGTCCGCAAGGGAGGTATGCGAAGCGGGGTATAACTGGTCCAGACTAGAACCTATGACCGCAATGCCCGTGCCCCCATGGTCTAGGGCGCAACGGTGGGCTGCAGCGTCTACGCCATACGCCAAACCTGAAACCACCACTAAGCCCGCCTGAACGAGGGGCGGCACCAGCGCTTGAAGTACCGCGCTTCCATACGTACTCATTTTCCGACTACCCACAATGCTAATGAGCGGGCGGGAGAGTGCGTCTAGGCTTCCATTGTAATAGAGCGATTCCGGTATTGGCCGCGCCTCTTTAAGGGAAGGTGGAAAATGAGCAGAATCCTGGGTGAGCGTATGCATAAGAGGAATGTAATTCCCCCAGCATGAGCTGCCTAGCGATGTCTAAACATCCGCACTTTGGAACAACTGGATTCCCAGCTGGTGGGCCTGCCGTCCAATTTCTTCCTGCAAAAGTTGGGAATAGAGCAGGAGACCAATAGCCTCCATGCTCCCATGCTGTTCGTTCCCCAATATGTTTCCCCCTCCCCTGATCTCTAGGTCCCGGAGGGCAATACTCCAACCACTTCCCAAGACGTCGGCTTCCTTAAGGGCAGAGAGGCGCTGTTTAGCAGCCACCGTCACAGCAATCTCCTCTTTGTTTTCGTAAATGTCATGCTCGATACCACCAGTAAAGAAAAGGGCGTACGCCTGCTTTTGGCGTCGGCCTACCCTTCCTCGCAGCTGATAGAGGTCAGAAAGGCCAAACCGCTCGCTATGCAGCACGATAAGGGTATTGGCATTTGGACAGTCCAGTCCATGTTCCACAATGCTGGAGGCTACTAATATGCTCAGTTTGCCATCGAGGAAAAGGCCCATGCGTTCCGATAAGTGGTTCTTATCCATCTGGCCATGCACGGTAGCCATGGCAACATCAGCAAATTCAGTATCTTTAAGGAGATGGCGGATCCTCTCCTCCACTGCCGCAAGGGTTTGCACCCGGTTGTGCACCACATACATTTGCCCACCGCGCTCCAACTCGGCCAACAAGGCCTGGCGGAAGGAATCATCAGAATAGCCTTCTACTTCCGTTTCAATGGCCATCCTCCCCTTTGGTGGCGTACGTAGAATGCTGAGGCCTCGGAGACCCGAGAGGCTCATGGAAAGGGTGCGTGGAATTGGCGTGGCGGAAAGGGAAAGTACATCCAAATGAGGCCGTAGTTTTTTAAGTGTTTCCTTTTGGGCTACGCCAAACTTTTGCTCTTCATCCACAATAAGGAGACCCAGGTCTTTAAAGGCAATATTCTTGCCAAGTAGGCGGTGTGTACCAACTACCAAGTCCACCCCGCCTTCCTTCAAGCGTTCCGCAAGGCTTGCGTCACGCCCTAGGCTTAAGCGGCTCATTTTTCCTATGCGTACAGGCATATACGCAAAACGCTCCTCCAGCAGGCGATGATGCTGCTCCACCAAGATGGTAGTAGGAGCCACGAACGCCACTTGCTTACCTGCCGCCAGTACTTCTGCGGCGGCGCGGAGGGCCACCTCGGTTTTGCCAAAGCCCACATCGCCACAGAGGAGACGGTCCATAGGATGTTTCCCATGTTCTAGGTCATGGAGGATTTCACCTAGCGACCTCTGCTGGTCTTCCGTCAGCTCAAAACCTGCGCTTTCAGCTAGGACGTCGAGCCACTCCTGTGCCCGCGGATAAGCGGCGCGGTCTGCCAATTGTCGGCCCGCATATATTTTAAGCAAACCGCGAGCCACACCAATGAGGTCTTTTTTAACACGCTCCTTGGTAGCCAACCAACTTTTGGAGTACAGCCGGGTCAGGCGCGGGTGACGCCTTCCTATATATGGCATCAGGCCATCCATACGCTCAAACGGGACAAGGAGCCGGTCGTTCCCCGCATACTCCAAGGCAACAAACTGGCGCTCGTCACCATCGAGGGTAGTTTCTGTCACCAGTCCCATGAAGATACCTACGCCATGCACGGGGTGCACCACATACTCACCAGGATGGACTGTGCCGTAGTCGGTAGCCAGATGGTTTGCCAGAAGGTCCGGCAGGTCATCTGCCCCTTCCCAACCTTCACCTGCCTGCTTCTCCAGCTTTTCCAACTCCTCACCGAAGAAGTGGAGGCGGTACGGTACGGTGGAAGTAATTGGCCAGCAGGTAATGAGGTCGCCCTGCACAACAAAGTCTCCCGGAACGTGGATGTTCTGGGCTTCTGTGTAGCCATTTCCCCTAAGGAACTGGACGAGTTCCGTGTACGAAATCATGCAGACTTGTTATACCATAGCCCTGGTAAATAGCCTATGTATGATCTTTTCATACTATTTAATCACATCGATCAAAAATGTATTTTTCGCCTTGACACCCCCAAATGAAATGGGGTATAAGGGATGTAGTTCGAAACCTACAAAAGACTTGGATATCTATCTACGAGGCCAACGATCTTTGCCCCTCCTTTGGATCGGGTCCCGCAAGGGACCGGCTAGTAGATAGATATCTGGGTCTTTTTTCTATTAAAAAAGTTCCCGGCAATACCGGGAACCGTGGAAGCAATCCTACCTGCGACGCAGTGCGGGTGGGAGCTCGCTCACAAGGACGCGAGGGACACCCTCACGGTAAAGGATCTGCTTGACCTCCTCGACCATGTACATGCCCATAGCGATATGGAACGGCTTACAGCGCTGATGCTGCTGATACGAGCCACCTTGCTGCAAGACTTGAAGTATCTCCCCATCCAGAACTCCCGCTTGCATTCCTGGGGCTGTATCGGGGGTAATGGCAAGCGCCTGGATGTCTGCCAGATAGATTACAAACTGGCGGAACGGTCTTCCAGGCGTTTCGGTGTAAGAAGAGGAGAGGCCGGCCAACCTAATGCCAGTCGCATGAAGGAGCTTCTGCCATGTTTTTGGCATCTCTTCAGCTTCCTCAGGGGCTACCTCCTGCTGGTAATGGAGGTACTGACGCTCCATTTCTCCAGTCCTATTCTTCGCATCGCGGTAGATAAGCTGACCGCCCGCTAGAAAGTAACAGTTCGCCATCACCTTTGGCACCTGCAGGGTAAACACCGGGCTTACCTCTTCTGAATATTCAACAGTTTTTTTAAGATTCGACTCCATACCAGCACGATATCAAAAAACCACCCTATTACTAGAGTGGTTTTTTCTTTGTAGGAGCCTTTTACAGCTCTACGTCGATACCCATGGAGCGGGCGGTGCCAGCAATTACCTTAACTGCTTGGTCCTTCTCACGAGCGGAGAGGTCAGGCATTTTGCGGTCAGCAATCTTTTCGAGCTGAACGCGGGTAAGCTTTCCAACCTTCTGCTTCTTAGCGTTCTGAGAACCCTTGGCAAGGCCAAGCTCTTCACGAATAAGAACGGATGCTGGTGGCTGCTTGAGGATGAAATCGAAGGTACGGTCTTCGTACACAGTGATTTCGCACGGGATGATGGTGTTACCCATCTGACGGGTGGCATCGTTGAACTTTGTGACAAAGTCCATAATGTTCAGACCCTGCGGACCAAGAGCAGTACCCACTGGAGGAGCAGGAGTTGCCTTTCCGGCAGGACACTGAAGCTTGATGATCGTCTTGATCGGCTTAGTACTTTTAGCCATATGGTTACATTCTCTTGAGTTGCAGGTAATCCAGGGTAACCGGAGTTTCACGTCCGAACATGGATACAAGAACTTTTACTTTACCTTTGTCTATATCTACTTCATCTACCTTGGCTTCAAAGCCCTTAAGGGCGCCGTCGGTGATTTGTACCAGGTCACCAAGTTGGAACTCGATGTGGTACTTAGGCTCGTCCTGACCCATACGCTTCTTGATGGAATCAACTTCCTGAGGCGACATAGGGGTAGGGCGGACGCCGAAACCAATGAAACCAGTAACGTTCGGGGTGTTACGCACGACGTACCAAGAGTCGTCGGTGACTACCATGTCTACCATTACGTAGCCAGGGAAGATTTTCTTATCGATGACCTTGCGCTTACCGTTCTTGATTTCAATCTGCTTCTCGGTTGGCACCATGACGTCGAAAACCTTGTCGGCCATGTTCAGCGATTCAATACGCTGACGGAGGCTTTGAGCCACCTGATCTTCGTATCCAGCGTACGTGTGGATAACGTACCAGTTACGCTCACCGGACTGTTTACCGCTGGAGCGTCCAAACTGAGGATTACTCTGCTGCTCTTCCATGGTGCTTATTTGATGATGAGACCAAGAAACTTGATAAATGCGAAGTCAAATGCACCAACGAGTACGGTGGCAAGCCCTACGCCGACAACCACTGCGAAAAAGTTCTTGAGAACAACAGGGACTGTAGGCCAGCTCACTTTGCGGAGCTCGGAGATGACACCCTCGAAGTATGAGATAAGCTTCATGGATGATTACTTGGCAGCCACCTTCTTAGGTGCGACAGCCTTCTTCACTGGGGCTTTCTCAATTGGTGCAGCAGCATCTTGTGCTACGGCAGCCTTAGGGGCTTCTTTCTTAGCGCCACCGATCGCGTTGATGCGAACTGTGGTAACCATTTGACGGTGACCCAAGGTGCGGCGCTGACGCTTTTTGGATTTGTATG is part of the Verrucomicrobiia bacterium genome and harbors:
- the dprA gene encoding DNA-processing protein DprA, which encodes MHTLTQDSAHFPPSLKEARPIPESLYYNGSLDALSRPLISIVGSRKMSTYGSAVLQALVPPLVQAGLVVVSGLAYGVDAAAHRCALDHGGTGIAVIGSSLDQLYPASHTSLADKLVRSGGIVLSEYPPGTPGFKFHFPRRNRIIAALSPVLLIIEAADPSGTFSTARAALEMGKEVCVVPADITRGQSNGTLRLLKDGARPVSCPEDILSLYQMQLPLLAKEPLQPALTGSPATLYASISHGLTSVDALAQDTGFNIATVQALLSVLELDGYITYRQSQWQTTL
- a CDS encoding DEAD/DEAH box helicase — protein: MISYTELVQFLRGNGYTEAQNIHVPGDFVVQGDLITCWPITSTVPYRLHFFGEELEKLEKQAGEGWEGADDLPDLLANHLATDYGTVHPGEYVVHPVHGVGIFMGLVTETTLDGDERQFVALEYAGNDRLLVPFERMDGLMPYIGRRHPRLTRLYSKSWLATKERVKKDLIGVARGLLKIYAGRQLADRAAYPRAQEWLDVLAESAGFELTEDQQRSLGEILHDLEHGKHPMDRLLCGDVGFGKTEVALRAAAEVLAAGKQVAFVAPTTILVEQHHRLLEERFAYMPVRIGKMSRLSLGRDASLAERLKEGGVDLVVGTHRLLGKNIAFKDLGLLIVDEEQKFGVAQKETLKKLRPHLDVLSLSATPIPRTLSMSLSGLRGLSILRTPPKGRMAIETEVEGYSDDSFRQALLAELERGGQMYVVHNRVQTLAAVEERIRHLLKDTEFADVAMATVHGQMDKNHLSERMGLFLDGKLSILVASSIVEHGLDCPNANTLIVLHSERFGLSDLYQLRGRVGRRQKQAYALFFTGGIEHDIYENKEEIAVTVAAKQRLSALKEADVLGSGWSIALRDLEIRGGGNILGNEQHGSMEAIGLLLYSQLLQEEIGRQAHQLGIQLFQSADV
- the rplK gene encoding 50S ribosomal protein L11, which codes for MAKSTKPIKTIIKLQCPAGKATPAPPVGTALGPQGLNIMDFVTKFNDATRQMGNTIIPCEITVYEDRTFDFILKQPPASVLIREELGLAKGSQNAKKQKVGKLTRVQLEKIADRKMPDLSAREKDQAVKVIAGTARSMGIDVEL
- the nusG gene encoding transcription termination/antitermination protein NusG; the protein is MEEQQSNPQFGRSSGKQSGERNWYVIHTYAGYEDQVAQSLRQRIESLNMADKVFDVMVPTEKQIEIKNGKRKVIDKKIFPGYVMVDMVVTDDSWYVVRNTPNVTGFIGFGVRPTPMSPQEVDSIKKRMGQDEPKYHIEFQLGDLVQITDGALKGFEAKVDEVDIDKGKVKVLVSMFGRETPVTLDYLQLKRM
- the secE gene encoding preprotein translocase subunit SecE is translated as MKLISYFEGVISELRKVSWPTVPVVLKNFFAVVVGVGLATVLVGAFDFAFIKFLGLIIK